From Frateuria aurantia DSM 6220, one genomic window encodes:
- a CDS encoding Hsp20/alpha crystallin family protein has protein sequence MSFERNAPWGLVNANPEEVRQVLSRFFGRDEADHSDVVTSQWAPNVDIKEEANRFVIFADVPGVDPANIDISMEKGILTLKGERAGDELEAGAKFTRSERARGVFHRRFALPDSADADGITARGKFGVLEIVIPKKAETTPRKIAIQTAD, from the coding sequence ATGAGTTTCGAACGCAATGCACCCTGGGGTCTGGTCAATGCCAACCCGGAAGAAGTCCGTCAGGTTCTGAGCCGCTTCTTCGGCCGCGATGAAGCCGATCATTCCGATGTGGTGACCAGTCAATGGGCACCGAACGTGGATATCAAGGAGGAAGCGAATCGCTTCGTGATCTTCGCCGATGTGCCCGGTGTCGATCCGGCCAATATCGATATCAGCATGGAAAAGGGTATCCTCACCCTCAAGGGCGAGCGGGCCGGCGACGAATTGGAAGCTGGCGCCAAGTTCACCCGGTCCGAGCGCGCGCGCGGCGTGTTCCATCGTCGTTTTGCGCTGCCGGACAGTGCCGACGCCGATGGCATCACCGCCCGCGGCAAGTTCGGTGTGCTGGAGATCGTGATTCCCAAGAAGGCTGAAACGACCCCCAGAAAGATTGCGATTCAGACCGCCGACTGA
- the mtnA gene encoding S-methyl-5-thioribose-1-phosphate isomerase — MNTSSLASFDSIRAVQWRDHALHLLDQRLLPQQEAWIACTDADQVTEAIRDLVVRGAPAIGIAAAWGVVLAASQHQGEALQQALARLRAARPTAVNLMWALDRMQALIAGGASVEALTREAQLIQDQDLAGNRHMGELGAALIEPGSGVMTHCNTGSLATSGFGTALGVVRAGVAAGRISQVYAGETRPWLQGARLTMWELVRDGIPAKLIADSAASHLMKSGAVQWVIVGADRIAANGDTANKIGTYQLAIAARHHGVKFMVVAPSSTVDMATASGDDIDIELRDSAELLGVSGKRTVIEGAEAWNPVFDVAPASLIDAIVTEKGVILNPSVEAMRKVFG, encoded by the coding sequence ATGAATACTTCCAGCCTTGCTTCTTTCGATTCCATTCGCGCCGTGCAATGGCGCGATCATGCCCTGCACCTGCTTGACCAGCGACTGCTGCCCCAGCAGGAAGCCTGGATTGCCTGCACCGATGCCGACCAGGTCACCGAGGCGATCCGTGATCTGGTGGTTCGCGGCGCACCGGCCATCGGCATTGCCGCGGCCTGGGGCGTGGTACTGGCCGCCAGCCAGCACCAGGGCGAGGCGTTGCAGCAGGCGCTGGCGCGGCTGCGTGCGGCTCGTCCGACCGCAGTGAACCTGATGTGGGCTCTGGATCGCATGCAGGCTCTGATTGCGGGCGGTGCCAGTGTCGAGGCCCTGACCCGGGAGGCGCAGCTGATCCAGGACCAGGATCTGGCCGGCAACCGGCACATGGGCGAACTGGGTGCGGCCTTGATCGAGCCGGGTTCGGGCGTGATGACCCATTGCAATACCGGCTCGCTGGCGACTTCGGGTTTCGGTACGGCTCTGGGCGTGGTGCGTGCCGGCGTCGCCGCCGGCCGGATCAGCCAGGTCTATGCCGGCGAAACCCGGCCTTGGCTGCAGGGCGCCCGTCTGACCATGTGGGAACTGGTGCGCGACGGCATTCCGGCCAAGCTGATCGCCGATTCGGCCGCTTCGCATCTGATGAAGTCGGGTGCGGTGCAGTGGGTCATCGTCGGCGCCGACCGGATTGCCGCCAATGGCGATACCGCCAACAAGATCGGTACCTATCAGCTGGCCATCGCCGCCCGTCACCATGGCGTCAAGTTCATGGTGGTGGCGCCGTCCTCGACGGTCGATATGGCCACTGCCAGCGGTGACGACATCGATATCGAACTGCGTGATTCGGCCGAGCTGCTGGGCGTGTCAGGCAAGCGCACCGTGATCGAAGGTGCCGAGGCCTGGAATCCGGTCTTCGATGTGGCGCCGGCTTCCCTGATCGATGCCATCGTCACCGAGAAGGGCGTGATTCTGAATCCCTCCGTCGAAGCCATGCGCAAGGTCTTCGGCTGA
- a CDS encoding poly(R)-hydroxyalkanoic acid synthase subunit PhaE, translated as MSKKPGAGSASASGSEGPWDEFQRKASEAWQDWARQSIPTPPDAAPAADWTERIRAGLDGYYGWLGQLGAATGAGAAGASAAGAEPGSAGSQPWGHWIEAMQRGDFKAMQALLMQTPGLGSGRAEQERQKALIAAWMEYLAASQAYEALLRRSQIKGGEVLRDRLDRLCAENGSFESLRQIYDEWIDSAEAAYMDAALSEEFSRAYGALVNAQVRLRELQREHIEQQARTWGLPVSGDVDALGERVESLRRELRQSQRRLAELEARLDAREAPARDASVKPATKARASAGSKRATSVAKGVASQEQTVIRRNKGARSAPPASSDSKVAKTAAGARRGAAKPEAGVDKPVARAPKARRTTGKVPGSRRGD; from the coding sequence ATGAGCAAGAAGCCAGGCGCGGGTTCGGCGAGCGCCAGCGGTTCCGAAGGCCCATGGGACGAGTTCCAGCGCAAGGCCAGCGAGGCATGGCAGGACTGGGCCCGGCAGTCGATTCCGACACCACCGGATGCAGCACCGGCAGCGGATTGGACCGAGAGGATCCGGGCGGGACTGGACGGTTATTACGGCTGGCTGGGTCAGCTGGGTGCGGCGACGGGTGCCGGGGCTGCCGGGGCTTCGGCCGCGGGTGCTGAGCCAGGCTCGGCCGGGTCGCAGCCCTGGGGGCATTGGATCGAGGCCATGCAGCGCGGTGATTTCAAGGCCATGCAGGCCTTGCTGATGCAGACGCCAGGCCTGGGCAGTGGTCGGGCCGAGCAGGAGCGCCAGAAGGCGCTGATTGCGGCCTGGATGGAATATCTGGCCGCCAGTCAGGCCTATGAGGCCCTGCTGCGCCGCTCGCAGATCAAGGGCGGCGAAGTGCTGCGTGACCGGTTGGATCGCCTGTGCGCCGAGAATGGCTCATTTGAAAGTCTGCGCCAGATCTATGACGAATGGATCGACAGTGCCGAGGCGGCCTATATGGACGCCGCTTTGTCCGAGGAATTCAGTCGTGCCTATGGTGCCCTGGTCAATGCCCAGGTTCGCCTGCGCGAGCTGCAGCGCGAGCATATCGAGCAGCAGGCACGGACCTGGGGTCTGCCGGTCAGCGGCGATGTCGATGCGCTGGGCGAGCGGGTGGAGTCGCTGCGACGCGAGCTGCGCCAGAGCCAGCGGAGACTGGCCGAACTGGAGGCGCGTCTCGACGCCCGTGAGGCGCCTGCGCGCGACGCCTCCGTCAAGCCTGCCACCAAGGCCCGTGCGTCGGCCGGGAGCAAGCGCGCAACGTCCGTTGCCAAAGGGGTGGCCTCTCAGGAACAGACGGTGATCCGTCGCAACAAGGGGGCACGCTCGGCGCCTCCCGCGTCGTCGGACAGCAAGGTGGCAAAGACAGCGGCCGGAGCTCGTCGTGGTGCGGCCAAGCCGGAGGCCGGCGTCGACAAGCCTGTCGCGCGTGCGCCCAAGGCACGCCGCACGACCGGGAAAGTCCCCGGCTCGCGTCGTGGGGACTGA
- the gyrA gene encoding DNA gyrase subunit A has protein sequence MAELAKEIIRVNIEDEMRQSYLDYAMSVIVGRALPDARDGLKPVHRRILYGMHEQSNSWNRPFKKSARIVGDVMGKYHPHGDSSIYDAIVRMAQPFSLRYLLVDGQGNFGSVDGDSAAAMRYTEVRMTKLTHELLADIDKETVDFGPNYDESEHEPLVLPTKVPNLLINGSAGIAVGMATNVPPHNLSEVIAATIALIDEPELSIEDLMAYIPGPDFPTAGIINGSSGIIDAYKTGRGRILIRARTEIETEANGRETILVHELPYQVNKARLIEKIAELVKEKKLEGISELRDESDKDGMRMVIEIRRDAMADVVLNNLFQQTQLQVTFGINMVALLDGQPRLLDLKEILVAFIRHRREVVTRRTIFDLRKARARAHLLEGLTVALANIDEMIELIKTSPSPQEARERLLARRWQPGMVSTLLAAAGADASRPEDMDPRDGLNAQGYQLSELQAQEILAMRLHRLTGLEQEKLSDEYRQILDAIRDLIEILEDPARLLNVIREELEAIKADYGDGRRTEIQHSQEDLNVLDLIAPEDVVVTLSHAGYIKRQPASAYRAQKRGGKGRSASALKNEDFVEQLWVVNTHDTLLTFSSTGRVYWLKVYQMPEAGSGARGKPIVNLLPLAEGETVQAVLPVREYSEDQFVFFATRKGTVKKTPLTEFAYQLQKGKIAINLDESDALVGVALTDGESDVLMFASNGKTVRFDEGEVRSMGRTAGGVRGMKLADDAQVVSMIVAREGDILTATERGYGKRTPLDEFPKKGRGTQGVIGIQCSDRNGPLVAAVQVTEAHELMLISNQGTLVRTRVAEVSQLSRNTQGVTLIRLPADEALVRVVRLDAEDEADIELDDDGQPLPTGEAGEAPAADTVPDSVTPED, from the coding sequence ATGGCTGAACTCGCCAAAGAAATCATCCGCGTCAATATCGAAGACGAGATGCGTCAAAGCTACCTCGATTACGCCATGAGCGTGATCGTGGGCCGTGCCTTGCCCGATGCACGCGATGGTCTGAAGCCCGTGCACCGGCGCATCCTTTACGGCATGCACGAGCAGAGCAATTCCTGGAACCGCCCGTTCAAGAAATCGGCCCGTATCGTCGGTGACGTGATGGGTAAATACCATCCCCACGGTGATTCGTCGATCTACGATGCCATCGTCCGCATGGCTCAGCCCTTCTCGCTGCGCTATCTGCTGGTCGACGGCCAGGGCAATTTCGGTTCGGTGGATGGCGACAGCGCCGCCGCGATGCGTTACACCGAAGTGCGCATGACCAAGCTCACCCATGAGCTGCTGGCCGACATCGACAAGGAGACCGTGGATTTCGGTCCCAACTACGATGAAAGCGAGCATGAGCCGCTGGTGCTGCCGACCAAGGTCCCCAACCTGCTGATCAACGGCTCGGCCGGTATCGCGGTGGGCATGGCGACCAATGTGCCGCCGCACAATCTCAGCGAAGTGATTGCCGCCACCATCGCCCTGATCGACGAGCCCGAACTCTCGATCGAGGACCTGATGGCCTATATCCCGGGTCCTGATTTCCCGACCGCCGGTATCATCAATGGTTCGTCCGGCATCATCGACGCCTACAAGACCGGCCGCGGCCGCATTCTGATCCGCGCCCGCACGGAGATCGAGACCGAGGCCAACGGCCGCGAGACCATCCTGGTCCACGAGCTGCCCTACCAGGTCAACAAGGCGCGTCTGATCGAGAAGATTGCCGAGCTGGTGAAGGAAAAGAAGCTGGAGGGCATCTCCGAGCTGCGCGACGAGTCCGACAAGGACGGCATGCGGATGGTCATCGAGATCCGTCGTGACGCGATGGCCGATGTGGTGCTGAACAACCTGTTCCAGCAGACCCAGTTGCAGGTCACTTTCGGCATCAACATGGTGGCGCTGCTGGATGGCCAGCCGCGTCTGCTGGATCTGAAAGAGATCCTGGTCGCCTTTATCCGCCATCGCCGCGAAGTGGTGACCCGCCGTACGATCTTTGATCTGCGCAAGGCTCGTGCCCGTGCCCATTTGCTGGAAGGCCTGACCGTCGCGCTGGCCAACATCGATGAGATGATCGAGCTGATCAAGACCTCGCCCTCGCCGCAGGAGGCGCGAGAGCGCCTGCTGGCCCGTCGCTGGCAGCCGGGCATGGTCAGCACCTTGCTGGCGGCCGCCGGTGCCGATGCCTCGCGGCCGGAAGACATGGATCCGCGCGACGGCCTGAATGCGCAGGGCTATCAGTTGTCCGAACTGCAGGCCCAGGAAATCCTGGCCATGCGCCTGCATCGCCTGACGGGGCTGGAGCAGGAAAAGCTGTCCGACGAATACCGCCAGATCCTGGATGCGATCCGCGATCTGATCGAGATCCTGGAGGATCCGGCGCGACTGCTGAACGTCATCCGCGAAGAACTCGAGGCGATCAAGGCCGACTACGGCGATGGTCGCCGCACCGAGATCCAGCATTCGCAGGAAGATCTGAACGTGCTGGACCTGATCGCCCCGGAAGACGTGGTGGTGACCTTGTCCCATGCCGGTTACATCAAGCGTCAGCCCGCTTCGGCCTATCGCGCCCAGAAACGCGGCGGCAAGGGCCGTTCGGCCTCGGCGCTGAAGAACGAGGATTTCGTCGAGCAGCTGTGGGTGGTCAATACCCATGACACCTTGCTGACCTTCTCCAGCACCGGCCGGGTCTATTGGCTGAAGGTGTACCAGATGCCGGAAGCCGGTTCCGGTGCCCGTGGCAAGCCCATCGTCAACCTGTTGCCGTTGGCTGAAGGCGAGACCGTACAGGCGGTGTTGCCGGTGCGCGAATACAGCGAGGACCAGTTCGTGTTCTTCGCCACCCGCAAAGGTACGGTAAAGAAGACCCCGCTGACCGAGTTCGCCTACCAGCTGCAGAAGGGCAAGATCGCGATCAATCTGGATGAGTCCGATGCCCTGGTCGGGGTGGCCCTGACGGATGGTGAAAGCGATGTGCTGATGTTCGCCTCCAACGGCAAGACCGTGCGCTTCGACGAAGGCGAGGTCCGCTCGATGGGCCGTACCGCCGGCGGCGTGCGCGGCATGAAGCTGGCCGACGATGCTCAGGTGGTGTCGATGATCGTCGCCCGTGAGGGCGATATTCTCACCGCCACCGAGCGCGGCTACGGCAAGCGGACCCCGCTGGACGAGTTCCCCAAGAAGGGGCGTGGCACCCAGGGCGTGATCGGCATCCAGTGCTCGGACCGCAACGGCCCGCTGGTCGCCGCCGTCCAGGTCACCGAAGCCCATGAGCTGATGCTGATTTCCAATCAGGGTACCCTGGTGCGGACCCGCGTCGCGGAAGTTTCCCAGCTCAGCCGCAATACCCAGGGCGTGACCTTGATTCGTCTGCCGGCCGACGAGGCCTTGGTGCGGGTGGTGCGTCTGGATGCCGAAGACGAGGCCGACATCGAGCTGGATGACGATGGGCAGCCTTTGCCGACAGGCGAGGCGGGCGAAGCGCCGGCGGCGGATACCGTTCCGGACTCGGTCACCCCGGAAGACTGA
- a CDS encoding helix-turn-helix transcriptional regulator, whose protein sequence is MAPDEDTQKRLGSFLRRKREGLSPEDIGLTRPPRRRTPGLRREDVAAMAGISTVWYSKIERGQAIGISREALQAISRVLRLQPPEHRYLMTLAKQPTPSTSTPCLMIGSHTRRLLDRIDPMPAIVTNDYYDILAANRAYSLMCGIDLDAVPPRERNYIGLAFSSPAWRRFLRMDDVEVGNIKLARMVGSLRGISANRPGDSLMSARISELKAQSKEFSSLWDSEVVNQSEASDHALLHAKLGSIILRKQIWQSIGGETSGRLNVYTPLNDEDCRRLEDVYASWNGGSEEN, encoded by the coding sequence TTGGCCCCGGATGAAGATACTCAGAAGCGCCTGGGAAGCTTTCTCCGCCGCAAACGGGAAGGTCTGTCCCCGGAAGACATAGGCTTGACCCGGCCGCCGCGCAGGCGCACGCCCGGCCTGCGGCGGGAAGATGTCGCCGCCATGGCCGGCATCAGCACGGTCTGGTACAGCAAGATCGAACGCGGGCAGGCCATCGGTATTTCGCGCGAGGCCCTGCAGGCCATCTCCCGGGTGCTGCGGCTGCAACCTCCCGAGCATCGCTATCTGATGACTTTGGCAAAACAGCCAACGCCCAGTACCAGCACCCCGTGCCTCATGATCGGCAGCCATACCCGGCGCCTGCTTGACCGGATCGATCCCATGCCGGCCATCGTGACAAACGACTACTACGATATTCTGGCCGCCAATCGAGCCTACAGCCTGATGTGCGGTATCGACCTGGACGCAGTGCCGCCCCGGGAACGCAACTATATCGGTCTGGCCTTCAGCTCGCCGGCATGGAGGCGCTTTCTGCGCATGGATGATGTCGAGGTGGGGAATATCAAGCTGGCGCGGATGGTCGGCAGCCTGCGGGGCATCAGTGCCAACCGTCCCGGCGACAGCCTCATGTCGGCCAGGATCAGCGAACTGAAAGCGCAGTCCAAGGAGTTTTCAAGCCTCTGGGACAGCGAAGTGGTGAACCAGTCGGAAGCCTCGGACCACGCCCTGCTGCACGCGAAACTGGGTTCCATCATCCTCCGCAAGCAGATCTGGCAGAGCATAGGCGGCGAAACCAGCGGACGGCTGAATGTCTACACCCCCCTCAACGACGAAGACTGTCGTCGCCTCGAGGACGTCTATGCGTCCTGGAATGGCGGATCGGAAGAAAACTGA
- a CDS encoding GtrA family protein has product MALRRELLLFAAGGLLGLLIDAGIVQCLVSFGHWNPYPARLVSFLSAATVTWCWNRCHTFAARDSGHGLAMEWLHWMGLMAAGAVVNYAVFVLALWLWPGLRAWPALPAAAGAAMAAGVNFLSARLLLFRRARSAL; this is encoded by the coding sequence GTGGCCCTGCGCCGCGAACTGTTGTTGTTTGCGGCCGGAGGTCTGCTTGGATTGCTGATTGATGCAGGGATCGTCCAGTGCCTGGTAAGTTTCGGGCACTGGAATCCCTATCCGGCGCGGCTGGTTTCCTTCCTGTCAGCGGCGACCGTTACCTGGTGCTGGAATCGCTGCCATACCTTCGCCGCCCGTGACAGTGGTCATGGTCTGGCCATGGAGTGGCTGCACTGGATGGGCCTGATGGCCGCTGGCGCCGTCGTCAACTATGCCGTTTTCGTGCTGGCGCTGTGGCTGTGGCCCGGTCTGCGGGCCTGGCCGGCACTGCCTGCCGCCGCCGGCGCGGCCATGGCGGCCGGCGTGAATTTTCTCAGCGCACGTCTGCTGCTGTTCAGACGTGCACGGAGCGCGCTGTAA
- a CDS encoding DUF3037 domain-containing protein translates to MYQAFEKLHACQYAIIRFLPFGETGEFANVGVLLACPSMRYFDYRLLDIRRTKRIHGFFGELDLAIYRKAMGFFRDDLRRLREMATDLNDGNAIRQLFVDLVYPRDTVLRFGETRAVMAESPEAELDQLFARYVGRDFVTRDYGRELEHKVRDVLIAAHLKDWFVEDRVGDDYVNKPVPFVYVQNTQVKAAIKPLNLDRHEPNQVLDAGGAWVTAVRRLRRHGVLPERFLFAVQEPVGEREGAHRAATEIVQDLREEGVQVVGIDETVSIVRFARAATEMIRPH, encoded by the coding sequence ATGTATCAGGCTTTCGAGAAATTGCATGCCTGCCAGTATGCGATCATCCGCTTCCTGCCATTTGGCGAGACGGGTGAATTTGCGAATGTGGGTGTGCTGCTGGCATGTCCGTCCATGCGCTATTTCGACTACCGGTTGCTGGACATACGCAGGACCAAGCGCATCCACGGATTCTTCGGCGAGCTGGATCTGGCGATCTACCGAAAGGCCATGGGCTTCTTCAGGGATGATCTTCGGCGTTTGCGTGAGATGGCCACTGATTTGAATGATGGCAATGCCATCAGGCAGTTGTTCGTCGACCTGGTCTATCCGCGTGATACCGTGCTGCGCTTTGGCGAGACTCGTGCGGTGATGGCCGAGTCCCCGGAAGCCGAGCTGGATCAGCTGTTTGCTCGCTATGTAGGCAGGGATTTTGTCACTCGTGACTACGGCCGTGAGCTTGAGCATAAGGTGCGCGATGTTCTGATCGCCGCTCATCTGAAGGACTGGTTCGTCGAGGATCGGGTTGGCGACGACTACGTGAACAAGCCCGTTCCGTTCGTATACGTTCAGAACACTCAGGTCAAGGCCGCGATCAAGCCGCTGAATCTGGATCGTCACGAGCCGAATCAGGTACTTGATGCGGGTGGTGCATGGGTGACGGCCGTGCGTCGGCTGCGCAGGCACGGAGTGCTTCCCGAGCGATTCCTGTTTGCCGTGCAAGAGCCGGTCGGTGAGCGTGAGGGGGCACATCGCGCGGCCACCGAGATCGTTCAGGACTTGCGCGAGGAAGGGGTGCAGGTGGTGGGCATCGATGAGACGGTAAGTATTGTCCGGTTTGCAAGAGCCGCAACGGAGATGATACGGCCTCATTGA
- a CDS encoding HipA family kinase: MMEPLMVVEIQARSLQGRTRPFQCRGADGHLYFVKGRDAGQRSLICEWLGGHLAKAFGLPIPDFLIARAPRELLALHPEGQYLGDLPLFASRKIEQAQEFNLAQLPEVPNRLQRDVLMFDWWIHNADRTLSIRSGNPNLLWNVPSSALAVIDQNLAFERDFDDVTFCETHVFSGQIVPLGQDMFEPDRYRDKFARALEVWDEACKNVPPEWWFVDEEQTVSTDFDPDETFTLLSRYANTDFWRLI, from the coding sequence ATGATGGAACCGTTGATGGTGGTCGAAATTCAGGCGCGCAGCCTGCAAGGTCGTACCCGGCCTTTTCAATGTCGGGGCGCGGATGGTCATCTGTATTTCGTCAAAGGGCGCGATGCGGGACAGCGAAGTCTGATATGCGAATGGTTGGGAGGGCACTTGGCCAAGGCTTTTGGGCTTCCCATACCTGATTTCTTGATTGCTCGTGCGCCTCGGGAACTTCTTGCCTTGCACCCTGAGGGGCAGTATCTCGGTGACCTGCCATTATTCGCTTCCCGCAAAATCGAGCAGGCACAGGAATTCAATCTGGCTCAGTTGCCTGAGGTACCGAACAGATTGCAACGGGATGTGTTGATGTTTGATTGGTGGATTCATAATGCCGATCGCACCTTGAGCATTCGTAGTGGCAATCCGAACCTGCTGTGGAATGTACCCTCTTCCGCCCTTGCCGTGATCGATCAGAATCTCGCTTTTGAGCGTGACTTCGATGATGTGACCTTCTGTGAAACCCATGTGTTCTCCGGGCAGATTGTTCCGTTGGGGCAGGATATGTTTGAGCCGGACCGGTACCGTGACAAGTTTGCCCGTGCACTGGAAGTATGGGACGAGGCCTGCAAAAATGTTCCACCCGAATGGTGGTTCGTCGACGAAGAGCAGACGGTGTCAACCGACTTTGATCCAGACGAGACCTTCACCTTGCTGAGCCGCTATGCCAACACTGACTTCTGGAGGCTGATCTGA
- a CDS encoding MFS transporter: protein MSPVGLGVLVACQILPQIDFSIVNVALDPIGRSLGSAANGLVLVVAFYALAFATLLAAGGRLGDRYGRKRLLLAGIAGFGLASGLCGLAGSLPMMLFGRLLQGACGALLMPQILATIHASLHGPRHRRAVGIYTAIGGLSVAIGQILGGWLVSADLFGLGWRLGFFVNLPICAAALILALRNVPDSRGAELRSLDFRGMGLFAAFLLCLLLPVALGGAWPAMHWLLLGLVPAGLALWRVESALEARGERPLMPPSLFRVPGAPVGFLAQGAVTFCYSGFLFVTALCLQRHIGFSPRQSGDSFGSLGLMFFLGSMIGKRQDNGQAFVLGAIITVAGLAGCSGCLYAYGRDLHLWQMMLGTGLVGLGNAFMLTSAYRIILSNIGVQHAGEASAAVSTMQQGCYALGTAVAATLYGRMLGQGYPVAFMATMGALSLILLVVSALVWQRQRAVRPPLDPMAC, encoded by the coding sequence TTGTCTCCCGTCGGACTTGGAGTGCTGGTCGCCTGCCAGATCCTGCCGCAGATCGACTTTTCCATTGTCAACGTCGCCCTGGATCCCATCGGTCGCAGCCTCGGCAGCGCCGCCAACGGACTGGTGCTGGTAGTGGCCTTCTATGCGCTCGCTTTTGCCACCCTGCTGGCCGCGGGCGGACGACTGGGCGACCGCTATGGCCGCAAGCGGCTGCTGCTGGCTGGCATTGCCGGTTTCGGCCTGGCCTCGGGGCTGTGCGGACTGGCCGGGAGCCTTCCGATGATGCTGTTCGGCCGCTTGCTGCAGGGGGCTTGTGGTGCCCTGCTGATGCCGCAGATTCTGGCGACGATCCATGCGTCTCTGCACGGCCCACGCCATCGTCGTGCCGTAGGTATCTACACGGCGATTGGAGGATTGTCGGTGGCCATCGGGCAAATTCTGGGCGGCTGGCTGGTCTCGGCAGACCTTTTTGGGCTGGGCTGGCGCCTCGGCTTCTTCGTGAATCTGCCGATATGTGCAGCGGCGCTGATATTGGCGCTTCGCAACGTGCCCGATTCCCGTGGGGCTGAGCTGCGATCGCTGGATTTCCGCGGAATGGGGCTCTTCGCAGCTTTTCTGCTGTGTCTGCTGCTGCCGGTGGCACTTGGTGGCGCATGGCCTGCCATGCACTGGCTGCTGCTTGGTCTGGTACCGGCCGGGCTTGCCCTTTGGCGGGTGGAAAGCGCACTTGAGGCGCGAGGCGAGCGTCCCCTGATGCCCCCTTCGCTGTTTCGTGTGCCGGGGGCTCCGGTAGGTTTTCTGGCCCAGGGCGCCGTCACTTTCTGCTATTCGGGCTTCCTGTTTGTGACCGCACTGTGCCTGCAGAGACATATCGGCTTCAGCCCGCGGCAGTCGGGCGACAGTTTCGGCAGCCTGGGCCTGATGTTCTTCCTGGGATCGATGATCGGCAAGCGACAGGACAATGGCCAGGCCTTTGTTCTGGGCGCCATCATCACCGTTGCGGGCTTAGCCGGATGTAGTGGCTGTCTGTACGCTTATGGTCGGGATTTGCATCTTTGGCAGATGATGCTGGGGACCGGCCTGGTCGGGCTGGGCAATGCGTTCATGCTGACCTCGGCCTACCGGATCATATTATCGAATATCGGAGTGCAACATGCCGGCGAAGCCAGTGCCGCCGTCTCCACCATGCAGCAGGGCTGTTATGCGCTGGGTACGGCGGTGGCGGCCACCCTCTATGGCCGCATGCTGGGCCAGGGCTATCCCGTGGCATTTATGGCCACGATGGGCGCGCTCAGCCTGATCCTGCTGGTTGTCTCTGCGCTGGTATGGCAGCGCCAGCGGGCCGTTCGGCCACCACTTGATCCGATGGCCTGCTAG
- the phaC gene encoding class III poly(R)-hydroxyalkanoic acid synthase subunit PhaC: MPYVNVASWTDELLQFQQKLKRGWSNLARFSRPGYAETPRELVFEQDGMRLWRFRGENLPAGRPPLLIVYALVNTVWMTDLQADRSLVRNLLAEGEDVYLIEWGFPAPIDRWLGLGDYIDLRLGRCVDEVSVRHGGEPIHLLGICQGGVFALCFAALNPHKVARLITMVTPVDFHTSDNMLGMWSRHVDVDQLVAGGGNIPSALINSVYLNLKPLRLHQQKYVDLVNLLDDPGRLENFMRMERWIFESPDLAGEAFRQFIKQFYQANGLIAGGLRIGDREVRLADITAPVFNIFAAQDHLVPPSAARALQGRTGGSYEEWMFQGGHIGIYVSARAQREVAPKISAWLDRAGA, from the coding sequence ATGCCTTATGTCAATGTTGCCAGCTGGACCGATGAGCTGCTGCAGTTCCAGCAGAAGCTGAAACGGGGCTGGTCCAATCTGGCCCGATTCTCGCGCCCGGGCTATGCCGAGACGCCGCGCGAGCTGGTCTTCGAGCAGGACGGCATGCGGTTGTGGCGCTTCCGGGGCGAGAACCTGCCAGCCGGTCGGCCGCCGCTGCTGATCGTCTATGCCCTGGTCAATACGGTGTGGATGACCGACCTGCAGGCTGATCGCTCGCTGGTGCGCAACCTGCTGGCCGAGGGCGAGGATGTCTATCTTATCGAATGGGGTTTTCCTGCCCCCATCGATCGCTGGCTGGGCCTGGGCGACTATATCGATCTGCGACTGGGACGCTGCGTGGACGAGGTTTCGGTCCGGCACGGTGGTGAGCCGATCCATCTGCTGGGGATTTGCCAGGGAGGGGTGTTTGCCTTGTGTTTTGCCGCATTGAATCCGCACAAGGTGGCGCGGCTGATCACCATGGTCACACCGGTGGACTTCCATACGTCCGACAATATGCTGGGCATGTGGTCGCGGCATGTGGACGTGGATCAGCTGGTCGCCGGAGGCGGCAATATTCCTTCGGCGCTGATCAACAGCGTTTATCTCAATCTGAAGCCCTTGCGGCTGCATCAGCAGAAGTACGTGGATCTGGTGAATCTGCTGGATGATCCCGGGCGCCTTGAAAATTTCATGCGGATGGAGCGCTGGATATTCGAATCGCCGGATCTGGCGGGGGAGGCTTTCCGGCAGTTCATCAAGCAGTTCTATCAGGCCAATGGCCTGATCGCCGGCGGACTGCGGATCGGTGATCGCGAGGTCAGACTGGCCGATATCACGGCGCCGGTATTCAATATCTTTGCCGCTCAGGATCATCTGGTGCCGCCCTCGGCGGCACGTGCCCTGCAAGGCCGCACCGGCGGCAGCTACGAAGAGTGGATGTTCCAGGGCGGGCATATCGGCATCTATGTCTCGGCCCGTGCCCAGCGTGAAGTGGCACCGAAGATTTCCGCCTGGCTGGACCGTGCCGGGGCCTGA